TCACCGCCGGTGACCTGACCCCGACGACCGAATTCGTGCCCATCTACTACGTCGAGATGGCCAGGCTGTCCGGACAGGCGGTAGCGCGCGTCATCGCGGATGCGGAGAGCGCCGTCGACCTCGATCCATCGAAGGGCGCTTTCTAGGTGAGGCCGTTGAGCCGCTCGACGGTACGCAGTAGCGCGGAGTGATCGAGGTGCCCGTCGCCGTTCGCGACTGCGGCCGCCATCAGTTGGGCGAGCAGTGCTGTCATCGGCATGGCGAGGCCGGCCTGTTGAGCCGCCGCGGTGAGAATGGCCAAGTCCTTGTTGTGCAGTAGGATTCGAAATCCAGGCGCGAAGTCGTGGTCGGTCATCTTCGCGCGTTTCTGGTCCAGGACCTGAGAGCCGGCCAGTCCGCCGGCGAGCACGTCGAGGGCGCGGTCGAGATCGACTGAGCGGGATCGCAGAAACATGATGGCTTCAGCCAATCCCTGTATGTTCGCCGCAACCATCAGTTGGTTGGCGGCCTTGACGGTCTGTCCCGCGCTGTTGGATCCCACGTGGACGATGGTCTTGCCGACCGCTTCGAGGATGGGCAGTGCCCGTTGAAAATCGTCCGGTTCACCGCCGACCATGATGGACAGGGTTCCGTTGATGGCGCCTGGTTCTCCGCCCGACACCGGTGCGTCGATCATTGACAGTCCCTGTGCTGCAGCCTGTTTGGCTAGGGCGATGCTGACGTCTGGTTGGATGGTGGAGAAGTCGATGATCAGGGTATCGGGTCTGGCGTGGTCGAGTACGCCGTCGTGGGTCATGACGCGTTCGACGTCTGGACTGTCGGGCACCATGATGGCGATGACATCGGCAGTGCTGACAGCGCGGGCCACCGAGGTGGCCTCGCTGCCACCGGCGGCGATGAGGGCTGCTGCGCGTCCCGGCGATCTGTTGTGCCCGGTGACGGAGTAGCCGGCTCGCGCGAGATTGACGGCCATGGGGGAGCCCATGATGCCCAATCCGATGAATGCCAGTTCGGTCATGGGATGCCTCCGGGAGTGGCTTGCAGGAATGTCGCGCATCGCGCCCAGAAGGCCGACGGCGCCTGGACCATCGGATAATGCCCGGTCGGCAACGTATCGAGTTCGACGTCGGTGAGCCAGCGCGCCAGCGTGCGCTCTATCAGTTCGCGCGGGATGGCGGGGTCGTCTGCTCCCCAGAGAACCAGGGTGGGCACGGCGCTACCGTCGAGCTGGCTGGAGAAGTCCATAGTGCCCCAGCTGCTCAGGTAGGCGGCAAGAACGTCGCTGTTGACCTCGGCGTGTATGCGCCAGATTGCTTCGGCGGTGGCGCGGTGCTGGGAGTTGGTGTCGACGTTTGCGCGCCGTCGGTCGAGGTGCTGGACATCATCGAGTCGTTTCTGCAGCATCGCTGGTTCCATTTGCGCGCCTCCGGCCGGCACCGGTGCGACGAGAACCATCGCCGAAAGGCGGCCAGGATGGTCGACCGCGACCCGCTGAGCGGCCATGCCGCCCATCGAGTGGCCAATGATGGCGAAGCGGTCCCATCCGAGGGCATTGGCGGCGGCGGTCAGATCAGCGGCGCTGGTGTCGATGTCGATGCCGTCTGCGTAATTGCTGCGACGGCCGTACCCTCGGTGGTCGAGCATGGCGAGCGTGAACTCGTCGCGGTCCACATGCTCGATGATGGGGTCAAAGATCCGGGAGTCTCCGATCCAGCCGTGGCTGATCAGTACCCGTCGTGGTCCGTGGCCGATGACAGGAACCTCGGATTGATCACGCACGCCGGTACCTCCCGTACACCTGGGGATCCGGCGCGAACCCCAGTCCGGCGCCGGTCGGGATGGTGATGCGGTCACCGGCGTGGATGGCGTCGATGGGTGCCAGCCATGCTTTGGGGTCGGCGAACAGGATCTCGATGTTGTCCATGTGTTCGTGCACGGCTGCCAGGTGGATGGTGGCGAAGAAGCCGGGACCGAAGTACGGGCAGTGCGGTATCACTGTTTTGTTGTGGGTTGCGGCCAGTTCGAGGATGTCGAGGTAGGCGCTGATTCCGCCCACTTTGGTCACGCTGGGCTGCCAGATGTCGACACTGTCGCCGGCATCGGTGAACTGCTGTGCTGTGCACCAGTTTTCGCCGGCAGCCAGGGGCAGGTCTGCAGACCTCAGACGTGTCAGCGCTCGGTGGTCTTCGGGGGGAAAGATCGGCTCTTCGAGCCAGGCGATGTTCAGGTCTTGGAGTTCGTGACGATGGGTGTTGACGAACTGCTCGGACCACTGACAGTTGACGTCGACGCTCATCGGCATGTCGGGTCCGATGACGTCTCGGCAGGCTTGGATGTCGACCAAAGTCGTTTCGTGCAGTTTGATCGACGTGTACCCGCGACGCAGCGCCTCGGTGCTGGCCTCAGTGACCAGATCTGCTCGCCCGTAGCGCATCAGGCTGGCATAGCAGTCAAACGAGGTGCGTGCAGGCGCGGACGAGATCAGTTCGTGCAGCGGAAGATTTTCACGCTTGGCGGCCAGATCCCATAGGGCGATGTCGACCGCGGAGAGCGCGAAGATCGT
The genomic region above belongs to Mycolicibacterium sp. HK-90 and contains:
- a CDS encoding 2-hydroxy-3-oxopropionate reductase; the protein is MTELAFIGLGIMGSPMAVNLARAGYSVTGHNRSPGRAAALIAAGGSEATSVARAVSTADVIAIMVPDSPDVERVMTHDGVLDHARPDTLIIDFSTIQPDVSIALAKQAAAQGLSMIDAPVSGGEPGAINGTLSIMVGGEPDDFQRALPILEAVGKTIVHVGSNSAGQTVKAANQLMVAANIQGLAEAIMFLRSRSVDLDRALDVLAGGLAGSQVLDQKRAKMTDHDFAPGFRILLHNKDLAILTAAAQQAGLAMPMTALLAQLMAAAVANGDGHLDHSALLRTVERLNGLT
- a CDS encoding alpha/beta fold hydrolase, whose protein sequence is MTASPSRPAPDWGSRRIPRCTGGTGVRDQSEVPVIGHGPRRVLISHGWIGDSRIFDPIIEHVDRDEFTLAMLDHRGYGRRSNYADGIDIDTSAADLTAAANALGWDRFAIIGHSMGGMAAQRVAVDHPGRLSAMVLVAPVPAGGAQMEPAMLQKRLDDVQHLDRRRANVDTNSQHRATAEAIWRIHAEVNSDVLAAYLSSWGTMDFSSQLDGSAVPTLVLWGADDPAIPRELIERTLARWLTDVELDTLPTGHYPMVQAPSAFWARCATFLQATPGGIP
- a CDS encoding mandelate racemase/muconate lactonizing enzyme family protein; the protein is MHITKAETSIVQIPFPPAGDGTGIMPTTWNSLEFALVRLEDEHGNVGWGEGFGYFTVDATKAIIDRLLLPRVLGSTITDIRAWNRQTQLDIHLFGRYGITIFALSAVDIALWDLAAKRENLPLHELISSAPARTSFDCYASLMRYGRADLVTEASTEALRRGYTSIKLHETTLVDIQACRDVIGPDMPMSVDVNCQWSEQFVNTHRHELQDLNIAWLEEPIFPPEDHRALTRLRSADLPLAAGENWCTAQQFTDAGDSVDIWQPSVTKVGGISAYLDILELAATHNKTVIPHCPYFGPGFFATIHLAAVHEHMDNIEILFADPKAWLAPIDAIHAGDRITIPTGAGLGFAPDPQVYGRYRRA